CGTCTCCACCCCTTCCACCTTGATCCCCTGTTCCTCGATAATTCTGGTCAACATGACTTCCAGCTGCCCATGTAGATCATCCAGGGTGGCCTTGCCCGTCTGGAGCAGGGTAACCAGAACCGTTTCCGGCACATCATCTCCCAGATACTGCTGCAACTCACCTGTTTTTTCGGATAAATCCTTCTCTGTATCTTCCCTCAACCGGGAAACGACATCGAAGAACTCGTCCATGGTACGGAGAGCATCTTCCAGAATACGGGAATCATGGGTGAAGACATCCTGTACCGCACTGGCAGCTTCCTCCCGTCGGAGGTTGGTTGAATATTCATCCAGAACATCCCTCGTGGCAAACACCGTCCGCGGGCTGGGCTTGCCCAGCTCCACGGTCACCCGGGCAGGGGCAATCATTACCGCAAAAAGCAGATAGATAAGACCAAAAACAACTGCTGTTAAAAAAAATCTTTGGGTAACCAGATTGCGGGCCAGGGAAAATATATTTTTTAGCCATTTCTTTATCGTGGGGCCTGATTTCATCACATATCGCCTGCTTTTTTTGACAGAGAGCTAGCTGTTGTTTCTTTCCTCGTATCTCTCATAGGCCGTTATGATCTCTTGAACCAGGGGATGCCTTACCACATCTTTTTCTGACAGATAGATGGTTGCAATACCCTCGATCCCTTTCAAAACTTCGGAAGCTTGTACCAAACCTGAATAGCGCCCTTTGGGCAGATCAACCTGGGTAATATCCCCCGTGATGACCGCTTTTGAACCGAAACCGAGGCGGGTCAGAAACATCTTCATCTGTTCCGGCGTGGCGTTCTGCGCCTCATCCAGAATAATAAATGAATCATCCAGGGTTCTTCCACGCATATAAGCCAGGGGCGCCACTTCGATGATACCCTTTTCCTTGTATTTCTGAAATACGTCTACCCCCAGCAGATCAAACAGCCCGTCGTAGAGCGGCCTCAGGTAAGGATCCACCTTCTCCTGAAAATCGCCGGGCAAGAAACCGAGGTGTTCACCCGCCTCCACCGCCGGACGGGTCAGAACGATGCGCTCCACGACCTTGTTCTGCAGCGTATCGATTGCTCTGGCCAGGGCAAGATATGTTTTTCCTGTCCCCGCCGGGCCGATCGATAGTACAATATCACATTCACGCATGGCTTCAAGATACTTTTTCTGCCCCAGAGTCTTGGGCCTGATCTGCCTTCCACGACGTGAAATGAGGACCACATCGGAAAAAATTTCTCCGATTTTACCGGCCTGGCCCTTCCGGGCCATCGCCAGAGCATACTCGAAATCACGAGAAGATATATAATGACCTTTTCGCACAACCCCCGTCAGTGCATTGAACAGGAGATGCAGCTTGCTGACCTCGTTCTTCTCCCCTTCAACAATCAATTCATTGCCCCGGGGGATTACACGAACGTTGAAGTGCCTCTCGATCAGATCAATATTCTCGTCAAAGCGACCCAGAAGGTACAAAGAATCCTCTTCTTTTTCCAGTTCCAATCTCTGCGTTATTATCTCCGTCAAATAGAGAACCCGCCCCCATTGCTGCCCTTTTTATATACATATTTTATTTCATGGATCACTGTCTGGCAATATTCTCCCTGGTTTCGGCGATGGCCCTCATCGTCCGTGAACCATCATCCCCGTGTTCCTCACAAAACAATCGTTCAACAATGGCTCCCTCGGGCAACTGTTTCAGCACCGATTTCCTGGCTGCCTCCCCGGCCTTGCGTACGGCCTCCTCCGGAGGCCAGCTCCTCCGTTCCAGATGGAGTTCATTGTAAGTTATAATTACTAATTCTACAGGCAATGATATATTCCTCCAACTCCAGCCCCAACTCGATCTTTCCTCGCCATATTCATGGTAAGGTGCCTTGCCCGGCCCCATCACCCTGTACTCTTTCCCCCGATAAATAAAACATATACAGCTTCGTTTCTTTCCTGTCGGCTTTCGGGATGTCTCCTCGGTGATGATCGGTTCACGCGCTTCGTACCATACCCTGGCGATCACTTCACCCCGCGCCCGCACCTTCCTGGGTTTGGCCTCCTCCGGAGGAAATTCACCGTAATCCTCGATTCCCTCGATCAACAGGTCCCCCCGTGAGACAATGTCCCCGGGAGCAACCGTTGCCTTGCCCTCTATGACCAGTACCTTCAAGACCAATCCATCTTTTTCGGCAATAATATCGGTTGGCTGCTCATCAACCGTCGGCTCGGGAAGATGTTCGGCAATCTCGATACGCAGTTTCGTCCCCCTGAAACTCAGGCCCACCCAGGTAATCTCACGATGCAATCTGGCCAATTCCCTCTCCAGTCTGCTCAGATCAAGGTTTCCCTTGTAGGCGCCCCTTTTTATACCGATGCTTTCTGCCAGCCGCAAAACCTCAACTTCTGTTATATTCTCCAGTCCATCAATCTCTATAAACCAGATAAACAGGGAGGAAACGTATATCGCTGCCAGAAAAATAACCAGTCCCCAGGCAAAACCCTTGCGGCGGCGTATTTTCTTCAGAAGAAAAGGCAGGCCTGTCCGCCGGGAAATCCTTACCCTGCTGCGGGATTTACGAGCCAGGGGACGTATTTCCCGGAAAGATCTGACCGGAATCCTGAACGTGGCCCCACGATTGTTTTTTTTGAAATCCCAGAAATTTATTCCCCTGGCAATGGCCAGATTGACCAATCGTTCCGTGCCTTTTCCCTCGGCACTGACGATCAGATAACCCTTGATGTAGCGCCATAATCTTGACAGCAACAGGATCTTCTCCCCTTATTCCTCGTAGATGATTCCCTCGATCTCGCCCTCGATGGACAGGTCCCGGCTCAGAAGAGTTCGAATCTGCAAGCCCTTGCCGCATACTGCAATCTCCCCGTTGCCCACCGCAATTCTGATTTTTTGCTCCCCGTACTCGATGATCCCGCGATGATTTTCCAGGAAAAGTTGAAGATTCCCGATCAATACGAGGCGAGGCATATCCAGCATGATATCTTTGGGCAACTCGAAAATATCGGCAAACACATCCTTCCAGTTCATTCCCCTCCTTCTTTTCATCCGGGCACCTCCCCATGATTACCATAACCTTTTATCAATTTATGCTTTACAAAAAATCGATATGACCGGCATGGTGGAAAAGCAACGCCACAGCCCGTTCTTCCGGATGATCGGAATAAAAAAAACGGGGCGCGAAGCCCCGTTTTTTACGGATCAAAGCAACAAGCATACAGCCCTAGTAATACCTTCTCTTTCGAGCCGCTGCCGACTTTTTCTTTCTTCTTACACTTGGTTTTTCATAATGAGCACGCTTGCGGATTTCTACCAGTATCCCGGTGCGGGCACATTGTTTTTTGAACCTTTTCAAAGCCTTGTCCAACGGCTCGTCCTTGCCTACCCTGACCTCTGTCAATTGTCTCCCCCCCTCATCTCTCAGATCGGACCGTCCGAGGAGCCCGGATGCTGCTACAAACTACTGCTGAACCTAAACTCCCCGCCCAGCGGCAAAAGAGTTCGAGAGCGGCTGACCGCCCAGAAGATGTAGATGAATATGGTAAACTGCCTGCCCCGCATCCTGGCCGCAGTTGATTACCGTTCTGAACCCATTCCTGTCTATTTTAAAATCCCTGGCCAACTTGTTGGCCACCAGATGCATCCTGCCAATCAAACCGGCGTCCTCTTCTTTCAGATCTAACAAGGTACTGATATGCTTGCGAGGAATGATCAGCAGATGGATCGGTGCCGCTGGAAAAATATCCTTGAACGCAACAATCTCATCGTCCTCATAGACAATATCGGCCTCGGCTTCTTTGTTGGCAATTCTACAAAAAAGGCAATCAGACAACTTTACTCCCTCCCATGGCCGCATATTCAAAATGGCAAACTCCATTCGATTATAGCATGATTGATGCGTCTTGGAAAGGCGCACCCGTGGATCTTGCCACCATCCGTTCGGCCGCCGCCTCTGTCAATGGCCAATCAATTACTTCTTTATCACTGGTGATATTACCTTCTTGCCACGATAAAATCCACCGTTTTTCTTGCGCCCCGCCTCTCTTATTGGCTATAATAAATTTAATCTGCTTGCAGGAGGCTGTCCATATCGATAATCAGATTGATGTCCACGAAGCACTGAAAAGGAAAGACCTGATCTTTGTCGATGTTCGTTCTCCCCGGGAGCATCGGAAGGAGAAGATACCCGGTTCCCTGAATATTCCACTGTTCTCCGACGAAGAACAGAAAGAGCTGGGGACAACCTACAAACATGCCGGCCATCTCGAAGCAAGGCAAAAAGGCCTGGAATATGCTGCGCCGAAACTTGCCAGGCTGGCAAGCATGCTGGGTGAAGTCGCTTCCCGGAAAACCCCGGTTCTCTACTGCAGGCGCGGAGGGCTTCGCAGCCGGAGCCTCTCCCAGATTCTTTCCCTGGTCGGAATCCCCGCCCTGCGGCTCAAGGGGGGATACAAAGCTTACCGTCAATTCATTTTTCAGTCGCTGGGCAACTACCATCTCCATCCCCGCCCGGTGTTGTTACATGGCCTGACGGGAACAGGCAAGACACCGATCATCCAAACATTGATCACTTCAGGTTATGCAGCCCTTGATCTGGAAGGTATGGCCTGCCACCGGGGGTCAGTTTTTGGCAAGATCGGTTTTACGACCGAGCGTTCTCAGAAAGATTTTGAAGCACTGCTCTGGAACCAACTGGAAAAACATGGCCGTTCCCGCTATCTGGTGATCGAGAAAGAAGGGCGGAGAATCGGTCGGCTGGTCCTGCCCGATTTCCTCGTACAATCCATGGAAGAAGGCATGCATATTCTTCTTGAAGCCCCCCTGGAAACCAGGGCTGAAAGAATTGTTTCCGAGTATATCGATGGCCCCCTTTCGGAAAGCGAAAAAGAGGAATTCACTCATGCCATCACCTCCCTCGTTCCCCGCCTGGGAAGGAAAACGGCGGAAAAAGTGTTATCCCTGTTTGAAACGGGCGATTACCGGCAAGTAGCCCTGATCCTCTGCCGGGATTATTACGATCGTTTCTACACCGATGCCCGCCCGGACAGATATCCCTACGCAGCCGTGTTCGATTCCTCGTCGATTCCCGTTGCCACGGAACAGGTCATCGCTTTCCTGGAAAATAACAAACTGATCGAAAGAAGAAAGGAGGTGAAGACATGAACCCTTACGATTCTGCTCATGCCCTGGCCGCGGCACTCAAAAATTCAACCGAATTCGCGGACTATTCAAAGGCATTTCATCGATTGAAAGACGATTCGACCGCCAGTTCCATCATCGAAGATTTTTACAAGATACAGACGGAGATCCAGCAACTTCAGCTGGAAGGGCAAGAAGTGTCTGCCGAGAAAGAAGAGAAATACAAGAAGATGGCGGAGATAGCAAACATGAATCTGGTGGTAAAAGAATATATGGAAGCCGAATACCGCCTCGCGGTGCTGGTGGGAGACATCCAGAAGATCATTGTCGAGGCCATCGAGGTGAAAAAATAACAGGGCAGCCTTCCACATCCTTGGCAAGGGGCAGGAATGACAGAATGTTGTTTTCTACTGCCCCCGGCTACCCTTCTTCCATGACCATCTCTCCCTGTGGTACCACTTCCTGCATCAGTACCTTCCCGTCTTTGTCGAGAAAGGTCCAGCATACGTTTTCCGCGTTCAATTTGTCGCGGTTGACCATCACGATGTGGTAATGATAGGGATGCAATTTGACCTGAACCTCTATTTTTTTTACCCCTTCTTCTTCGGGCAGTATCTGCAAGCCCTCTATCTCACTGTTGACAGTGCATAGCGCCACTTCATAGGAATCATTGAAAGGGTAATCGGGCAATTCGATCATCGGATTTTTCTTCAGCTCGTTCCACTGCTCCTGGGAATAAATAAGATGAAAGGTAGTCGGTGCGGCGATTTCACCCCTGGTGGTGGTCATGAACGTGAAATCTTCCTCGATCACGGGTATCGTATCCGCCGGCTCTACCCGAAAGAAGTTATCATATACCGAAAGACTGATCAAGAGTGCCACAAGAAACATCAGCGGCAGAAGTCTCCTGGCTTCAATCACCAAAAATTTGTTCATTGCGACTTTCCCTCCCGGGGCTTTCAATAATTGTATATTTCATTGTATGCCCGGGTAATATTCCTTATGCCTCGGAAGGAAAAACGCCGTGTAGAAACCCTTCCCCATCTTTTACTATCTTTGCCGGGACCATGCGGCCCACCCATTCATCGGAAATCTCCCCCGCCCCTATCCTGACCTTCACATAATGCTGGCTCAAACCTTCCAGGTACCCCCCCTGTTCATCGGCCCTTTCGACCAAAATTTTCAGGACACTGCCAACAAAGCGTCGGCGATAGTTTTTGGCCGTCTTGATGCCGATCCCATCTATTTCGTCCCATCTTTCCTGCTTGACCCTGCTGCCGACCTGCCCGGGCATGCCATACGCCTCCGTTCCCCTCCGGGGCGAAAAACGGAATATATGCAACCTGCTGAACCTGTTTTCCTCGAGATACCGGCAGCTTCGAAGATGATCATCTTCGGACTCACCCGGAAACCCCACCATTATATCCGTTCCCAGCGCCAGCCCGGGCATCAATTCCCTGAGATAGCCGATCAGGGCAGAAAAATCAGCCGTGGTGTATGGACGGTTCATCATCTTCAGGATACGGTCGCTTCCGCTCTGCAGGGGGATGTGCAGATGTTTGCAGACCCTGGAACAGGAAGCAATTGTCCTTGCCAGCTCCGCGTTCAGGTCGGACGGTTCGATGGAACTCAGGCGGATTCGCTCCAGTAAACCCGTCCTGTCGATCTCCCTGACCAGATCACTTAAAACAGAACCTGCGCCCCTGTCCTCGTAGGCCCCCAACCTTATGCCGGTAAGGACCAATTCCTTGTAACCGCGTGCCGCTATCTCCTTCACTTCCGCCATGACATCTTCCAGCGGCGCACTCCTGATGGGCCCCCGCGCAAAAGGAATGATGCAGTAGCGGCAGAATTGTTCACAGCCCTCCTGAACCTTCAAAAAAGCACGGGTCCGGCTTCGGTTGGCCCGGTAACTGAGCCTTTCAAATGAAGGAAACTCCCCGAAAGGACGGACAAGGTTCTGCGGTTTTCCCGATCCTGCTTTCTCGATCATGGCGGGCAACTCATGCCGTTGATGAGTACCGATAACAAGATCGACCCCGGGTATTTCCATCAATTCATCCGGGGAAACCTGCGCATAACAACCGGTAACTGCTATCACCGCCTTGGGAGCGCGCCGAAGGATTTTACGGATCAATTGCCGTGATTTACGGGCGCTTTGATGGGTTACCGTGCAGGTATTGACGATATAAACGTCGGCGGCTTCATCCCCGGGCCCGACGATGGCATAACCTTCTTTTTCAAAAAGGCCTTTCAGAGCCTCCGTGTCGTAATAATTGACCTTGCATCCCAGGGTACAAAAAGCAACCTTCTTCATGACCGCTCCCCCACAAGATCACCCAGCAGTGCCTGGACCAGGGCCAGCCCCACCACCGCTGCCGTCTCCGCACGCAGCACGCGCGGCCCCAAACCGGCGATGATAGCATCGCAGCGCTTCAAAGATTCAATCTCCTCTACGGATAAACCTCCCTCGGGCCCAACCACGACCGTTATTCTGGAAACCCCGCGCGAAGAACCACCATTCCTTTCAAACAGCAACCCTTTTTTCTTCTTTCCTTCCCAGAAAACCAGAACAATCCCGCCCCCGGAGCCGTGTCCCGCACAAAAATCATCCAGGGGTACCGGGGCTTCCACCCGCGGAATGATCTCCCTTCT
Above is a genomic segment from Bacillota bacterium containing:
- a CDS encoding PhoH family protein; translated protein: MITQRLELEKEEDSLYLLGRFDENIDLIERHFNVRVIPRGNELIVEGEKNEVSKLHLLFNALTGVVRKGHYISSRDFEYALAMARKGQAGKIGEIFSDVVLISRRGRQIRPKTLGQKKYLEAMRECDIVLSIGPAGTGKTYLALARAIDTLQNKVVERIVLTRPAVEAGEHLGFLPGDFQEKVDPYLRPLYDGLFDLLGVDVFQKYKEKGIIEVAPLAYMRGRTLDDSFIILDEAQNATPEQMKMFLTRLGFGSKAVITGDITQVDLPKGRYSGLVQASEVLKGIEGIATIYLSEKDVVRHPLVQEIITAYERYEERNNS
- the yqfD gene encoding sporulation protein YqfD, which encodes MLSRLWRYIKGYLIVSAEGKGTERLVNLAIARGINFWDFKKNNRGATFRIPVRSFREIRPLARKSRSRVRISRRTGLPFLLKKIRRRKGFAWGLVIFLAAIYVSSLFIWFIEIDGLENITEVEVLRLAESIGIKRGAYKGNLDLSRLERELARLHREITWVGLSFRGTKLRIEIAEHLPEPTVDEQPTDIIAEKDGLVLKVLVIEGKATVAPGDIVSRGDLLIEGIEDYGEFPPEEAKPRKVRARGEVIARVWYEAREPIITEETSRKPTGKKRSCICFIYRGKEYRVMGPGKAPYHEYGEERSSWGWSWRNISLPVELVIITYNELHLERRSWPPEEAVRKAGEAARKSVLKQLPEGAIVERLFCEEHGDDGSRTMRAIAETRENIARQ
- the yqfC gene encoding sporulation protein YqfC, which gives rise to MKRRRGMNWKDVFADIFELPKDIMLDMPRLVLIGNLQLFLENHRGIIEYGEQKIRIAVGNGEIAVCGKGLQIRTLLSRDLSIEGEIEGIIYEE
- a CDS encoding 30S ribosomal protein S21 is translated as MTEVRVGKDEPLDKALKRFKKQCARTGILVEIRKRAHYEKPSVRRKKKSAAARKRRYY
- a CDS encoding histidine triad nucleotide-binding protein gives rise to the protein MSDCLFCRIANKEAEADIVYEDDEIVAFKDIFPAAPIHLLIIPRKHISTLLDLKEEDAGLIGRMHLVANKLARDFKIDRNGFRTVINCGQDAGQAVYHIHLHLLGGQPLSNSFAAGRGV
- the mnmH gene encoding tRNA 2-selenouridine(34) synthase MnmH; this translates as MDLATIRSAAASVNGQSITSLSLVILPSCHDKIHRFSCAPPLLLAIINLICLQEAVHIDNQIDVHEALKRKDLIFVDVRSPREHRKEKIPGSLNIPLFSDEEQKELGTTYKHAGHLEARQKGLEYAAPKLARLASMLGEVASRKTPVLYCRRGGLRSRSLSQILSLVGIPALRLKGGYKAYRQFIFQSLGNYHLHPRPVLLHGLTGTGKTPIIQTLITSGYAALDLEGMACHRGSVFGKIGFTTERSQKDFEALLWNQLEKHGRSRYLVIEKEGRRIGRLVLPDFLVQSMEEGMHILLEAPLETRAERIVSEYIDGPLSESEKEEFTHAITSLVPRLGRKTAEKVLSLFETGDYRQVALILCRDYYDRFYTDARPDRYPYAAVFDSSSIPVATEQVIAFLENNKLIERRKEVKT
- the mtaB gene encoding tRNA (N(6)-L-threonylcarbamoyladenosine(37)-C(2))-methylthiotransferase MtaB, with product MKKVAFCTLGCKVNYYDTEALKGLFEKEGYAIVGPGDEAADVYIVNTCTVTHQSARKSRQLIRKILRRAPKAVIAVTGCYAQVSPDELMEIPGVDLVIGTHQRHELPAMIEKAGSGKPQNLVRPFGEFPSFERLSYRANRSRTRAFLKVQEGCEQFCRYCIIPFARGPIRSAPLEDVMAEVKEIAARGYKELVLTGIRLGAYEDRGAGSVLSDLVREIDRTGLLERIRLSSIEPSDLNAELARTIASCSRVCKHLHIPLQSGSDRILKMMNRPYTTADFSALIGYLRELMPGLALGTDIMVGFPGESEDDHLRSCRYLEENRFSRLHIFRFSPRRGTEAYGMPGQVGSRVKQERWDEIDGIGIKTAKNYRRRFVGSVLKILVERADEQGGYLEGLSQHYVKVRIGAGEISDEWVGRMVPAKIVKDGEGFLHGVFPSEA